The Paenibacillus sp. RUD330 genome has a segment encoding these proteins:
- a CDS encoding carbohydrate ABC transporter permease: MANLQKSAGVSLRINKTIVYVVCIILSLLSILPFWIMFVNATRSTAEIQSGLSLLPSVHMKTNLDVLLSKSFDPLKGFFNSLIISGFSTICAVYFSSLTAYALVAYNWRMRQAFFTFIMLVMMIPAQASAIGFYKMMYQLHWTNNFLPLILPSIAAPAIVFFMRQYLLATLSIEMVEASRIDGAGEFYTFNRIVLPIMVPAIATQAIFAFVASWNNLFMPLILLTDKSKYTLPIMVSLLKGDIYKTEFGSIYMGLSLTVLPLFVIYFLLSRYIIAGVALGGVKE; the protein is encoded by the coding sequence GTGGCCAACCTTCAAAAAAGCGCGGGAGTCTCCCTACGCATCAACAAAACAATCGTCTATGTCGTCTGCATCATCCTGTCGCTGCTGAGCATCCTGCCCTTCTGGATCATGTTCGTCAACGCCACCCGCTCCACGGCGGAAATCCAGAGCGGCCTATCCCTGCTGCCTTCGGTCCACATGAAGACAAATCTGGACGTGCTGCTCAGCAAGAGCTTCGATCCGCTCAAAGGCTTCTTCAACTCGCTGATCATCTCGGGCTTCTCCACCATCTGCGCGGTCTACTTCTCGTCCCTGACCGCTTACGCGCTGGTCGCCTACAACTGGAGGATGCGCCAGGCGTTCTTCACCTTCATCATGCTCGTCATGATGATTCCGGCCCAGGCGAGCGCGATCGGCTTCTACAAGATGATGTACCAGCTGCACTGGACGAACAACTTCCTGCCGCTCATCCTGCCGTCCATCGCAGCGCCGGCGATCGTGTTCTTCATGCGGCAGTATCTGCTTGCGACGCTGTCCATCGAGATGGTGGAGGCATCGCGGATCGACGGCGCGGGCGAGTTCTACACCTTCAACCGCATCGTCCTGCCGATCATGGTCCCGGCGATCGCGACTCAGGCGATCTTCGCTTTCGTGGCGAGCTGGAACAACCTGTTCATGCCGCTCATCCTCCTTACGGACAAGAGCAAGTACACCTTGCCGATCATGGTCAGCCTGCTCAAGGGGGATATATACAAGACGGAGTTCGGCTCGATCTACATGGGACTGTCTCTGACCGTGCTGCCGCTGTTTGTGATATACTTCCTGCTGTCAAGATATATTATCGCAGGCGTAGCGCTTGGCGGAGTGAAGGAGTAA
- a CDS encoding extracellular solute-binding protein produces MMSGCVKSSGGDPAVTGGEAGEQVTINMMHLWPEAGASGQHQIVNKIIAEYQAENPGVTIKQEVLDNERYKAKIRVLSAVNELPDVGLTWAAGYLQDFVRGELFTPLDDLLHGELQDSFIPGTTEAYMVGGKTYALPLEFNIAPVYYNKRIFEKYGLQPPATYDEFLGIVKTLADHGVVPIALGNKDRWTGSLWYMYLADRIAGTEKLASAIKGAASFTEPGLVEAARRVQDLVAMNAFNKGFNGLSNDEVKAEYMNSEAAMYLMGTWELPNYTTSANIPQDFRDSMGFFKFPAIAGGKGNIDGWVGGPGVGLFVAENSPVREEAKKFVKYFVKRWGEESVNGAGVIPATKVDTSKIELPQLYVDLLKEVNKATSITLFADVQMAGAAAEVHLNQIQALFGDEITPDDFAKAHDAAFKTGK; encoded by the coding sequence ATGATGTCCGGATGCGTAAAAAGCTCGGGGGGCGATCCCGCCGTGACGGGCGGGGAAGCCGGCGAGCAGGTGACGATCAATATGATGCATCTGTGGCCGGAGGCGGGCGCATCGGGCCAGCACCAGATCGTGAACAAGATCATCGCCGAGTATCAGGCGGAGAATCCCGGCGTCACGATCAAGCAGGAAGTGCTGGACAATGAGCGGTACAAGGCCAAGATCAGAGTGCTTTCCGCCGTCAACGAGCTGCCGGATGTCGGCCTCACCTGGGCGGCCGGCTATCTGCAGGATTTCGTCCGGGGCGAGCTGTTCACGCCGCTCGACGACCTGCTGCACGGCGAGCTCCAGGACTCGTTCATTCCGGGCACGACGGAAGCCTATATGGTAGGCGGCAAAACCTACGCGCTGCCGCTGGAGTTCAATATCGCTCCCGTTTATTACAACAAGCGCATCTTTGAGAAATACGGCCTGCAGCCTCCCGCCACCTACGACGAGTTCCTGGGCATCGTGAAGACGCTCGCGGACCATGGCGTCGTGCCGATCGCGCTGGGCAACAAGGACCGCTGGACGGGCTCTCTCTGGTACATGTACCTGGCGGACCGCATCGCCGGTACGGAGAAGCTGGCGAGCGCGATCAAGGGCGCCGCCTCCTTCACCGAGCCCGGCCTCGTCGAGGCGGCCAGGCGCGTGCAGGATCTGGTGGCCATGAACGCCTTCAACAAAGGCTTCAACGGCCTGTCGAACGACGAAGTGAAAGCGGAATATATGAACAGCGAGGCGGCCATGTACTTGATGGGCACCTGGGAGCTCCCGAACTACACGACGAGCGCCAATATTCCGCAGGACTTCCGCGACAGCATGGGCTTTTTCAAATTCCCGGCGATAGCGGGCGGCAAAGGCAATATCGACGGCTGGGTAGGCGGTCCGGGCGTCGGCCTGTTCGTCGCCGAGAACTCTCCGGTCCGGGAAGAAGCGAAGAAATTCGTGAAGTATTTCGTGAAGCGGTGGGGCGAGGAGTCGGTCAACGGCGCCGGCGTCATCCCGGCCACCAAGGTGGACACGTCCAAGATCGAGCTGCCGCAGCTCTACGTCGACCTGCTCAAGGAAGTGAACAAGGCGACGAGCATTACGCTGTTCGCCGACGTGCAGATGGCGGGCGCCGCCGCCGAGGTTCACCTGAACCAGATCCAGGCGTTGTTCGGAGACGAGATCACCCCGGACGACTTCGCCAAGGCGCATGATGCGGCCTTCAAGACGGGGAAATGA
- the acnA gene encoding aconitate hydratase AcnA: protein MPLQNQYSVRSTLEVGGKSYTYYSLQGLEEKGHGAISKLPVSIKVLLEGAVRQFDGRGITADHVKQLMSWAEKREDKEIPFIPSRIVLQDLTGVPVVVDLAAMRETVKKAGGDPKKINPLVPVDLVIDHSVMVDAFGSPDALEINQKIEFERNAERYKFFRWAQTAFDNFRAVPPDTGIVHQVNLEYLASVATTKVIDGETVVFPDSLVGTDSHTTMINGLGIVGWGVGGIEAEAGMLGQPLYFVAPEVIGFKLTGMLAEGATATDLALTVTEILRKRGVVGKFVEFFGDGLSNISLPDRATVANMAPEYGATVGFFPVDAITLNFLRQTGRTEEQIELVEAYYKAQGMFRTDDTPDPTFTDVIELDLSTIVPSLAGPKRPQDRIELTAMKEAWSNTVRTPVDKGGYGLSDAKIEEIVEVKHNNGKVSRMGTGAVVLAAITSCTNTSNPSVMLGAGLVAKKAVEKGLVKPEYVKSSLTPGSLVVTDYLTKSGLLPYLEKLGFYVAGYGCATCIGNSGPLPDEISQAIADNDMTVAAVLSGNRNFEGRIHAQIKANYLASPPLVVAYALAGTVDIDFANDPIGHDQQGEPVYLRDIWPSSEEIANAASSAITPQMFRDKYDNVYTHNERWNQIPVPQGELYEWDENSTYIANPPFFDSLADGIRDVEDIKHAKTLLLLGDSVTTDHISPAGSIRADYPGGKYLIEHGVEKKDFNSYGSRRGHHEVMVRGTFANIRIRNQVAPGTEGSYTTYLPTDEVTSVYEGSMKYQADKTNLIVIGGKEYGTGSSRDWAAKGTFLLGVKAVITESFERIHRANLVGMGVLPLCFQDGQGWKTLGITGRETFDIEGLSNDVKPGDKVTVVATREDGSTFQFQVTVRLDSLVEVDYYRNGGILQTVLRQMLSEQK from the coding sequence ATGCCATTGCAAAATCAATACTCGGTCCGTTCTACGCTTGAAGTCGGCGGTAAGTCCTACACTTACTACAGCCTTCAAGGTCTGGAAGAGAAAGGACACGGAGCCATCTCCAAGCTTCCGGTCTCCATTAAGGTCCTGCTCGAAGGCGCCGTGCGCCAGTTCGACGGACGCGGCATTACTGCCGACCACGTGAAACAGCTCATGAGCTGGGCTGAGAAGCGCGAAGACAAGGAAATTCCGTTCATTCCGTCCCGAATCGTCCTGCAGGATCTCACCGGCGTGCCGGTTGTCGTCGATCTTGCGGCTATGCGCGAGACGGTCAAGAAAGCCGGCGGAGATCCGAAGAAGATCAACCCGCTCGTGCCGGTCGACCTCGTCATCGACCACTCCGTCATGGTTGACGCCTTCGGCTCGCCTGACGCTCTGGAAATCAACCAGAAAATCGAGTTCGAGCGCAACGCCGAGCGCTACAAGTTCTTCCGCTGGGCCCAAACCGCGTTCGACAACTTCCGCGCGGTACCGCCGGATACGGGCATCGTCCACCAGGTCAACCTGGAGTACCTTGCATCCGTAGCCACTACGAAGGTGATTGACGGCGAAACGGTCGTCTTCCCGGACTCCCTCGTCGGTACAGACTCCCATACGACGATGATCAACGGCCTCGGCATCGTGGGCTGGGGCGTCGGCGGCATCGAGGCGGAAGCCGGCATGCTCGGCCAGCCGCTCTACTTCGTCGCTCCTGAGGTCATCGGCTTCAAGCTGACCGGCATGCTGGCAGAGGGCGCTACGGCGACCGACCTTGCCCTGACGGTTACCGAGATCCTCCGCAAGCGCGGCGTTGTCGGCAAGTTCGTCGAGTTCTTCGGCGACGGCCTCTCCAACATCAGCCTGCCTGACCGCGCGACGGTGGCCAACATGGCTCCGGAATACGGCGCCACGGTCGGCTTCTTCCCGGTCGATGCCATCACGCTGAACTTCCTGCGCCAGACTGGCCGCACGGAGGAGCAGATCGAGCTGGTCGAGGCTTACTACAAGGCTCAAGGCATGTTCCGCACGGACGACACGCCGGATCCGACGTTCACCGACGTCATCGAGCTCGACCTGTCCACGATCGTTCCTTCCCTGGCCGGTCCGAAGCGTCCTCAGGACCGCATCGAGCTGACCGCCATGAAGGAAGCCTGGAGCAACACGGTCCGCACGCCGGTCGACAAAGGCGGCTACGGCCTGTCCGACGCCAAGATCGAAGAAATCGTCGAAGTGAAGCACAACAACGGCAAAGTGAGCCGAATGGGCACAGGCGCCGTCGTTCTGGCCGCCATCACGAGCTGCACGAACACGTCCAACCCGAGCGTCATGCTTGGCGCCGGCCTCGTAGCCAAAAAAGCCGTTGAAAAAGGCCTCGTGAAGCCGGAATACGTGAAGAGCTCCCTCACTCCGGGATCCCTTGTCGTAACCGACTACCTCACCAAGTCCGGCCTGCTTCCTTACCTCGAGAAGCTCGGCTTCTACGTGGCTGGCTACGGCTGCGCGACATGCATCGGCAACTCCGGCCCGCTGCCGGACGAGATCAGCCAAGCGATCGCCGACAACGACATGACGGTCGCTGCCGTCCTGTCCGGCAACCGGAACTTCGAAGGCCGCATCCATGCCCAGATCAAAGCCAACTACCTGGCGTCTCCGCCGCTCGTAGTCGCTTACGCTCTGGCCGGCACGGTCGACATCGACTTCGCGAACGATCCGATCGGCCACGACCAGCAGGGCGAGCCGGTCTACCTGCGCGACATCTGGCCTTCCTCCGAGGAGATCGCGAACGCGGCAAGCTCCGCGATCACGCCACAGATGTTCCGCGACAAGTACGACAATGTCTACACGCACAACGAGCGCTGGAACCAGATTCCGGTACCGCAGGGCGAGCTGTACGAGTGGGATGAGAACTCCACGTACATCGCCAACCCGCCGTTCTTCGACAGTCTGGCGGACGGCATCCGCGATGTCGAGGACATCAAGCACGCCAAGACGCTCCTGCTGCTGGGCGATTCCGTCACGACGGACCATATCTCCCCTGCAGGCAGCATCCGCGCCGACTACCCGGGCGGCAAGTACCTCATCGAGCACGGCGTCGAGAAGAAGGACTTCAACTCCTACGGCTCCCGCCGCGGCCATCACGAGGTCATGGTTCGCGGTACGTTCGCCAACATCCGTATCCGCAACCAGGTCGCTCCAGGCACCGAGGGAAGCTACACCACTTACCTGCCTACGGATGAAGTGACGTCCGTCTACGAAGGCTCGATGAAATATCAAGCCGACAAGACGAACCTCATCGTCATCGGCGGCAAAGAGTACGGCACCGGCAGCTCCCGCGACTGGGCAGCCAAAGGCACGTTCCTGCTCGGCGTCAAAGCCGTCATCACCGAGAGCTTCGAGCGGATCCACCGGGCGAACCTGGTCGGCATGGGCGTTCTGCCGCTCTGCTTCCAGGACGGCCAAGGCTGGAAAACGCTCGGCATCACGGGACGCGAGACCTTCGACATCGAGGGCCTGAGCAACGATGTGAAGCCTGGCGACAAAGTGACCGTCGTCGCTACGCGCGAAGACGGCAGCACCTTCCAATTCCAGGTCACCGTCCGTCTGGACTCCCTGGTCGAGGTCGACTACTACCGCAACGGCGGCATCCTGCAGACCGTTCTGCGCCAGATGCTGAGCGAGCAGAAGTAA